A segment of the Bos javanicus breed banteng chromosome 22, ARS-OSU_banteng_1.0, whole genome shotgun sequence genome:
gaattatgTTCCTTGAGGTATAacttacttttgtttgtttttaaatttgtttatttttaattgaaggataattgctttacaatcttgtattggtttccgccatacatcaacacgagtcagccataggcatacatatgtacccaccctcttgaacctccctcccaccccttttttcttattattatcttattttttatttctttaatgaggctttttttttttttaacaaatcaatatttatttattgtggccctgctgtgtggcctgtgggatcctactttcctgacaagggattgaactcaagcccTAAGCACTGGaagccaaggaagtcccaaatgcagtataatttatatataataaaatgcacatatattgagacttccctggcagtccagtggttaaggttccatgcttccaatgcaggggtgccaggtttgatccctggtcagggaactaagattcccacatgccctgtggggcagacaaaaaattaaaaaaaaacaaactttttttaatgCACATATCTTAAGGATTGTTTAATGAACTATGACAAAAGTCTAAAGAAATACAACTACAGCCAATCAAGTCATAGCCCTAGGGAAAACTGTTCTGATTTATATTATTCTACATTAATTGTcacttttctagaatttcacatAAGTGGGACCATACCATATGAACTCACTTGAGTCTGACTTCTTTTGCTGAATATAGTACATTTGAAATCTAGTCGTGGTGCTGTGTATAAcagttgttcatttgttttttattgtggtaaaacataCATGACATCAAATttaccatttattcatttaactgtATACATACTTCATTGGCCTTATGTACATTCATAGTGCTGTGTACTTCTCACcactatttccagattttttttttttcatccatctTCAACTAAACCTCTGTACTTGTTAAGCAACAACTCTGTatttctccctccccagcccctgcaacctctatttaactttctgtctctctgagttTGCCTCTTCTAGGTACCTCACATCAGCGGAATTATACAATATTCGCTCTTCTATATCTGGCTTATTTACTTAGTGTAATATTTTCAATGTTTATCCATGTTGAAGCCTATGCCAGAACttaatttcaaggctgaataatTCCATTTTGTGTAATTACActatttacccattcatctgttgatagacaagtggatttgttcatttctttttattgttgaatagtatttcattgtatggctaTACCACAATTACCTAATCTGTTCATTTGCTCATCTGTTGGACATCTGGATTATTTCCAAACTTTGGCGATTATGAATAAAGCCCTTGAATGGACGCTTaactcatttctcttgggtaaatacttaAAGAATGCAATGGCTGAATCATATTTTAGGTATAAATTTAGTCCATAAAAAAATGGCCAAACTGCTTTCAAAGTGGCAGGAAATTATCAGTGGATAAGAGTTCCACATTCtcctcagttttttttgtttttgttttttcttagtactttggccacctcatgcaaatctCCTCAGTTTTTAATTGTAGCCTGTCTAGTGGGTgcaggattggagaaggaaatggcaacccagtccagtattcttgcctggagaaccccagggacagaggagcctggtgggctgctgtctatggggtcgcacagagttggacacgactgaagcgacttagcagcagcagcagcagtgggtacAGGGAAgttctaatttgtatttctctgatgaatACTCATGTtaggcatcttttcatgggcaTATTGGCtatttatcttcttttgtgaattatctcttcaaatcctttgccctttaaaaaaaggggggaaggGCAGTAAGGGGAAGGGAAGTAATATCTACTTCTGCAATCAACATCATGCTTGTAACTTTACGCGCTAAATTAAGTCAGCCCCGCACAGAGGCAGAAACGGAGTAAGGCTTCAGGCGCCTAGAGAGTTTAGCACAGATTCTATCCAGACGGCTAGGCCGTTCCTGGGCGTGGTCTGCGGCTGACCTCTACGGTTCGCTCGCTCAGTGATTGGCTGAAGGAGCACTTCCGCAAGCACTTCCGAATTCCGGCCCGCCCCGAGCATCGTTGACTGGCCGGGCTGGCCTAGCGCGAGTCCTCTCGGGAGTTGTAGTTCCTGAGGCCCTGCTGAGGACGCCGGGAAGAACCATTGGGCAGAGGCCAGGAGCGGCGGTTGTGAGTAGTCGCGACCGCTGCCACCATGTCCCGCGTGTCGGTCCCCTGCCATGTGAAAGGTACAGTGGCCCTGCAGGTGGGCGACGTGCGGACCTCCCAAGGCCGGCCTGGTGTGCTGGTCATCGATGTCACCTTCCCCAGCGTCGCGCCCTTCGAGGTGAGCAAGCCCTGTGGGCGCGACCGGGGCTCCTGGGCGGGGCTTATCTGGGAACTCGGGCGTGTCCCAGGCAATGAATCGTTTGCTGAAAGCCTCTGCGGTATCTCGCCCGTAATAGTCAGTTAACCATTTCTTTACTCCTTTTGTTAACACATATTAGAgtgcagtttcctcttctgttcaTTTCAACATCTCTCCCCCATGTCCAGAACGGTGTTAACACGGAAGTGCCAGAATAGTAGGCTAGGTGCTCGAAATAACAGTTTTGAACCAAACAGAGGTGCGAGGTGATTTTGTCCCTGGCCACTGGCTAGGTATCATTTGACAATGAATTACCCCCATACCTGCTGCCTGCCCATTCCAACAGACCCTGCTGTTCAACTCAAACTTCATCAGGATCTTCCCAGTGGCTGCAGTTTCCAGACTCCAGTTACCATGAGTAACTGGACACCTCAGGCCCTCAACACAGGACAAAGTCCACTTTCTAATGGCCTGACGTTCAGAGCCACTTTGTGTCTTTGCCCTCCTTGCCTCTCGGCCCCACCCACTTTGTTCTGTAGTGTATGGTTCTTACTCAAGCTGTTCCTTTCTCTAGGCTGGGAGACTTCATTAAAGTGCCCAACCCTGGTAATCCTGATTCAGTAGTTCTGGGGTGGAGCCTGTACACCTATGCTTCAAAAAatttttccttcagtattttttttttggctgcatcatgtggcatgtgaaatccaagttccctaaccagggattgaatcccagccctggcagtgaaagtgccgagttctaaccactggaccaccagggaatcccctcctTGATTAATTCTGATGACTATGCAGTGATGAGAACTACTGTAACTAGGCTGAACCACTCTCTGGCACAGGCATGTGCCAGGTTCGCTTCTTGGTGCTCCTTTGTATGCGCTACTTTTACATTTTCTACCCTTTGACCGTCCACTTGAGGAACTCATCTGTACATTTTCTGACTCCTCTAGAGGTAGGTAGGGCTCTGACCTCTGGCAGCATCAAGGACATGCGGCAAGACCTGAGATCATGGTTTGTTAGCATGATGTGCTTATTTAGACTGTGAGTTCTTCTAGGAAAGCAAAGCACCTGTGGATTCTTATTGAAATTGTTAGATTGGTACAAGAGTCCATTCCTCAGTGGAGGAAGAGGTGGTGCTTTTGAAACCCCTCCAGCCCTGGACCCTGGTCTGATTTGTTTTGGTGGGTTGTGTGTGCCCTAGTTGCAGGAGATCATGTTTAAGAATTACTACACAGCCTTTTTGACCATCCGTGTTCGCCAGCACACCTCAACACACACTCCAGCCAAGTGGGTGACCTGCCTGCGGGACTACTGCCTGATGCCCGATCCGCACAGTGAGGAGGGAGCCCAGGAGTATGTATCGCTGTTCAAGCACCAGGTCAGCTGGGACTCAGCGTGGCCAGGGCAGCCCAAATGAGGGCTCCCAAGGGGCCTGGGGTCTGGGCCAGGATACATGCGCGAAGAGGGGTGGGCAAGGCTGGTCTGGGCTGTGGTTCTTTGGTGAGTGCCTTGGAGGAACTACTTTTTCTTCTCCAAGGCCTGGGGAGAAGGCCCCTTGGCTCATTGCTGGTTGGCTCCTGGGCAGTGAGCTGGGGCCTCTCTgggtccttgtgtgtgtgtgtgtgtgtctgtgtgtttatgCGTCAGATGCTGTGTGACATGGCCCAAGTACTGGAACTGCGCCTGATTCTGCGACAGCCATCACCACTGTGGTTGTCTTTCACGGTGGAGGAGCTTCAGATCTTCCAGCAGGGACCAAAGGTGAGTGACCAGCTCAGAGCTGTTGGCTGGCCCTTTCTCCACGGGGCTCCTAGCTATGGCTGGAAGGCCTGGGGGTGTGGGTGGCAGTGGATGGGTAAGGATGGGGAGACTCACAGGGAAATTAGCCAGGTGGGAATTCTGGAAGCTCATGATGAGCGGTGAGGGCATGCCCTCATATTTCCTGACTTTGGGGGCTACTTGCCTCTTTCATATCTGGAACTTTCATGGACCAGAATCTGCTTCTGACCCTTGTCTTTATGGGGCTTCCTTCTGCAGCAGAATTTAGGCAGTTTATGTGCCCGTGGGTCCTGAAAAGGATTTTCTCAGTGTCTGGGGCTCAGTGGCCCTTCTTCTGTCGTCAGGACCTTGGGCTCTGGTTCCAGGGCTCTCCTACTGTGCCCTTCTCAGGGCAGTACCCTTTGCTTTGCAGAGCCCTTCCATGACCTTCCCCAAGTGGCTGTCCCATCCAGTGCCTTGTGAACAGCCCACTCCCCTTCTTGAGGTAAGCCCTCGCCCTGGGTGAGAACCATGTGTGAACAGCTTTGGTGTCCAGCACAAGCCCAAGGGGACACCTTTCTGCAAGAATCTGGGGCTGGACCCAGGGCCCTTGGTTCACCCTGTGGGACCTCCCTTCTGGGATCTGAGGCATCTCTGTGGGGCTGGGCCACCTACTGCACATCAGGCCCTATCGTCCTGTTTTACAAGTCATCTGGGAATGTCAGCTGGAGGGCCCCACAGCCCCGCTTGGCCTCTCTGGAGTTCTGAGGGCACTGCTGGGGAGAGACCCATGGCCACTGACCCCTCCTTCTGGAGCAGGGTCTCCCAGACCCCAGCAGGGTATCCTCCGAGGTCCAGCAGATGTGGGCGCTGACAGAGATGATCCGGGCCAGCCACACCTCCACAAGGATCGGCCGCTTTGACGTGAGTGATCGCTTCCCTGTGAGTGGCTCCCTTTGGCCTGAGTGGGTCAGGTCTGATGGTCTTTTGTGTTGCAGGTGGATGGCTGTTATGACCTGAACTTGCTGTCCTACACTTGAGCCGTGGCTCGTCAAGACGTTGGCCGTCCGTGCCCACCTAGGCCCAGTTTGGACCCCCATCAGAGGCTGAAGTGCTGTCCCCATGCATTCCAAGTGTTGCCTGCATGCACCTTCTGTCAGGACCACTTTCACAGAGTCAAGATTCCTGGGGGCTCACTGTGTTGCTTTAGCATGAGCTCCTAGAGGGGATGCATTCTGTCCTCAGCTGACTGCAACCCGaaactcctcctcctccctaAAAACACTCCAGTTCTGTTACTAAGAATCCCTCTGTACCCTCTGTTTCTCTGCCAAGCTGCACATTCCTGTCTTCTGCCTGCTCTCTCACCCCAGAGTGCAGCGGGCTAGGGTCACCTCCCAGAACCTTGGAAGTTGGCTAAATTAATAGCTTGGAAGCTTGAGGGAGAAACAAGAACCCCATTTCTTCCTTCTGCACCTCCTAATGGTCTCTCTCCCTTTGTGTTAtgcccacaaaaagaaaaaattcctgtCTAAACCCTTCTGCTGCTCACCTTGGGAGCCACACAGGGCTGGGAAGTGGGGCAGCCTGAGTCCCTTGGTCCCTGAGCTGGCTCCTGGATGTGTGTTCAAATGGGTCTGTCCACCTATTGGGTCTGGGCGGGTGCCTCCAGCAAGGCTGGGGCCTGAAAATGAGTCCTGGGACTTGGCTGCCATCTGACGGAGCCCAAAGCATATCCTTGCCCCTCCTCCATTCACCCCCTTCTACAAGCCATGCTCAGAGTGATGAGGGATCAACTTTGGTGGGGTGGTGGGTCTGGGTGAGGGTTCTCAATGGTGCTTTTTGAGAAGCTGAGGTTTCCTACAACCCCAGGCCAGCAGTTGAAAAAGACAGGCTGTTTTCTTATGAGAAAATCCTGCTTCTCTCTGGTTTTTCGTGGCTTTCTTCTGGCGGCTATTGGGAGGCAGTTCGGCAATGTGTGTTGGACCTGGCCAACTGGATGTCTGTGTGGTTCAACAGCTTTCTGGGGGAAGGTCAGCCACCTTTTGTGGTCACCTTCTGCTCTCCACCATCAGAGTTCTTGCAagtggaatctgcctgcagggtcaTTGACTTAGCCCCATTCAGCTTTTGCTAAGAGGGTAACAATCGCAGTCTTGTGCTCAAGGAGTAGCAGCCCTCAGTGTGTATGGGTGGGAGCGGGGAGGTCCCTGGGATGGCAGACCTCCTGCAcagctgtgtccccagcacaGGGCCTAGTGTGCAGCAAGATCAATAAATACCTGTGGAATGCATCCCTGTGCTGGCTATCTATGTTCGCCCAGGGAGAGAGCAGGAGACCCTCCCAGGAGGCCAGGTTACAGTGGTATTCCACCTACCAGGCTGGCTCCACCCTCCTGTGccctctccaccccttcccctccccccaggtgACCTTACATGCCTGTTTTCCCAAACTGGTAATTCAGGCCTTTCAGCCCTTTGCAGTACTTTGGCCCTTTGGAGGCAGGGCGGTCAGCCCAGGGAGGTCTAGCCCCCAGCTCTATTTTTGGCTCTGATCAGATGGAAGAAGAGC
Coding sequences within it:
- the NICN1 gene encoding nicolin-1 isoform X3 — translated: MSRVSVPCHVKGTVALQVGDVRTSQGRPGVLVIDVTFPSVAPFELQEIMFKNYYTAFLTIRVRQHTSTHTPAKWVTCLRDYCLMPDPHSEEGAQEYVSLFKHQMLCDMAQVLELRLILRQPSPLWLSFTVEELQIFQQGPKSPSMTFPKWLSHPVPCEQPTPLLESSGNVSWRAPQPRLASLEF
- the NICN1 gene encoding nicolin-1 isoform X1, which produces MSRVSVPCHVKGTVALQVGDVRTSQGRPGVLVIDVTFPSVAPFELQEIMFKNYYTAFLTIRVRQHTSTHTPAKWVTCLRDYCLMPDPHSEEGAQEYVSLFKHQMLCDMAQVLELRLILRQPSPLWLSFTVEELQIFQQGPKSPSMTFPKWLSHPVPCEQPTPLLEGLPDPSRVSSEVQQMWALTEMIRASHTSTRIGRFDVDGCYDLNLLSYT
- the NICN1 gene encoding nicolin-1 isoform X2 encodes the protein MSRVSVPCHVKGTVALQVGDVRTSQGRPGVLVIDVTFPSVAPFEHTSTHTPAKWVTCLRDYCLMPDPHSEEGAQEYVSLFKHQMLCDMAQVLELRLILRQPSPLWLSFTVEELQIFQQGPKSPSMTFPKWLSHPVPCEQPTPLLEGLPDPSRVSSEVQQMWALTEMIRASHTSTRIGRFDVDGCYDLNLLSYT